The window TTGTTCTTGCAAGCATCCAAAATCTTTCTAAGCCTGTTCTTTGGATTTCTGATTTTCTGGGCTTGCTTAAATTTGTGATCATCCTAATATAGCAGACAGAGATAATAGGTTAACAATACGAGGAGCAGACAATAATGCAGCAAAAAGATAAGAAATTAACAATTTCAAACTAAACCATATGCCCATGGAATATCCTAGTCTTTAAGTCTCAGTTTGCagttaaaattttgacttcAACAGGATAGAAATACGAATGTTACCTGTATTATCAAATTGCTAAGTCATACATGGTAGATGTAAGCGATACAGCATAAAGACAATGTACATATCAAAGAACATGCAGTTCACAAACTATTGCATTTTTAATCATGTAGACCAATTATTGTAAGACAAATACACAATTGAAACCAGCACGCAATAGCACTCATGCATAGCAACCTCAATTACATCCCTCTTAGAATAGGAAAAAATTCTTCTTCAACTCCACCCCAATGTTCCCAATGAAATCATCATTGATTATATTATAGTCATTTAAAAACCCTTTATATGAAACAAAGTATAAATATCTTCATATACACAGGCATAtaaggaaaaataaatttaatttaagtgaTTTTTATTGTGAACAAATTTATCTTAAATGTTAATATTGATATACGCGAgtaatttttaagaataaatgcTTAGAATCACAAATCtgttaaagaattttatttttttaaaagtccATGCAATATGATATAAATGTAAGTCATTTAAGACTAACGACAAAAACACGCCAAAAGCAATACAAATTTGTTAAAGAtaaagttgatatatatatatatgggagtaaatcaaaatcaacagcaAAAGGAAGCTACTTAGATAGTCAAATGTACTGTGTTCACTTTAAACTGGCCtctcatataaatatttcaattcaaAGACCAATTAAAACAGTTAgagaaaaattatgataatttttcAATTGATCAAATCAGCAAATTGCAACCATAAGATCAATTCACTTGCATTTTAGAGGTAGCATGCAACTTCAACAAAGGTCAGCCACCTCTAATTCTGTTCTGAACAATACaattatttaatctttaatttgcACTACAAGGGAGTTGTGGGTAAGCCTACCTCATCTGCAAGTATCTTTGAGCAATTGAAGCAGACACATCGCATAATAGAAAGCACAGTCTTTAGAAAACCAATATGGAACATGGGCTTTGCGAGCTCCATGTGCCCGAAGTGGCCAGGACACTCAGCCATGTTAGCCATACATGTCTCACACTTCATTTTCCTGTCAATTGTACCAAGCCGAGGATCACTTAGACCAGCTGGCTTTGGCTTCCCCCTCTCCATTGTCTCACCGTGCTCGATCTGCACCACTGACATTTGTCTCTGCCAAAATACCCacaaaagaaaatttcaaaTGTCTAGCTCCCATTAACACAAATTGCTTAAGTACCAAATatcttgttatttttaatttagtcaCAGAACAATTGCAAACATATGAGTTAACAATTCTCAATCTGATGATTTAGAttctcaaaagattttttttttaaaagataaatcaGTTCATTACACCAACAGCGCTCAAAAGATAAACTAGGGTTTCAGAGGGTTTACAATCTCATCGGGGCTAAGAATTCCAAACTGAACGCAGCGGACTTTGGCCACCTCGGCGGGAGAATGTGGAAACCGAACATCCATGACTTATACAAACAGAATGAAATCTCCAAGAACAGGAAATATCTCAAATCACTGTGGAAGAACAGTTCGACAATTCCGGGATAAAAACCCTACTAGCATCTGAAAGTATGTGAAGAAAttcaataaattgaaaaaataaaaatagtgtaTCGAAATCCGAAAGGAAGTCTCTTGTGGTTGATTTCCGGGAAGAAGAGCAACTAGGGTTTTGAGATTAGCCTCCAAGGATGGCTGGCGAGAAGAAATTTCAGAACAAGAAAGCTAAAGGGTTCCGCAGTAGGGTAGGGTAGGGTTTGACGGAGATCGGAAATATACGGGTGAGATGATGTCGGTCGATCGATCGGCAGAAGATGAGTCGACGATCAGTTAAGAATCGTAATCGGGGGAGAAAATCGACGAGAGATTGAAAGCTTATGGAAGAATCTGTAGCAGAAATCTGATGACCTTGGCAGAGAGACAGAGCTCTAGAAGAGAAGTCTGTTTTTCATTCTTCTTGCGGCTTTTGGTTTTGGTTGCATTACTACAGCCTTTTTTGTGTTTATAGTCTCGTTTGTCCGAGTGAGTGTATGTttgaccttttttttattttctaataatatattttacttggGCCTTCATAGTTTTTACTTTTTGGGCTTTGATCTTATTTAGTTTTAACTgcttttatttaatctaaaataatttattatttatttattagattttaaaaaaaaacaataaattatttatcaatcaaatcattcaaaaactcttataaaaatttaaatatatatatatattttatttttacttaaatattaacCAGAGTCTTATTTTACACCCACAACAACAATACGGAGATtcatcttaataataaaaaatgaaatactCACAAGTCAAcgaacaaaagaaaataaacctTAACCTATCCTTTTTGCGTTTTTTCGACTCTTTTCTCTGTCACCCGGTTTTCCTTGATTAGCGGAGAAAATTCTCCATAAGGAATGTTTCGAGTTTACTTCATGTTGTTTCATCTTCTActctaaaaaacaattaaaaatataattttaatttcgaacatttttatcgataattaaaatttatttattatatttacttgaagaaaacaaaataaatttatatcatataaatgCATATGgttcttaataattaaataataaagatagttaactatttaaactaaaattaattttataaaaaaaaaatgataaaatattgatGAAAGAATAAGTCTATCACTTAAATAAACACATAAATGAAATTTGggaataatatcaaattttgtctacaaactgaaaaaaaaattattaatcattacttgttttttatttagttgaatttgAGTATATAGGTAAAACACCAAATAGTTAAtccaaaaaaaaagttataacaATGCCTTATTTTTGGAATGGAGTAAACCAGAATTCTTAGGATAAACCCTTGAGAAAGAGACCTCTTCTCCATCCTTTCTATGTACATTCATATGATGTCAATAAGCGGTTTCCCTCATTTTGTAGCGTTTCTATATTTGGTTttctaattcaattttatatgtTCTCTTCGAGACATGCTTTATTAGGGGTGTTTTattaggggtgttcaaccggccgattaaccggttaaccaattaaacggttccggttaataccggttttggcttttattttacaaaccggttaaccggccgttaatggtatcggttttaccggttctGATTTTATCGGTTTTGGTCGGTTCTGGCCAGTTAACCGGGTTTAACCaggaaccgataattcaatttttttaaattattattttcactttcCTATTATACTATTCTCCATCCTTTttgtctctattataatatattatattataataatatattttattgatatatttaggaatatattataatatataattttattgtaaaaatataatatattttatagtcaTTCTGTTAGGTTTTTATATGTTCatagaaaaaattcaaattcattatgtcGATTAGTCTTTGACCAACCAAGTATAAGCGAATATGATAAAATCTCATTCTCAACCGATAAACAGAAAGTAGAATcagtaaattataatttataactttgattttagatGTTTATGTATTGAGTGTTGAAGAAAAAGTTAAAACATGAAGTGAAGGTTGAACTTTGAAGACATCAAGTTTTAATTTgcttaactattttgattttgttaatttataattcctaaaaacaattttacatattttaatgaaattatttcaatttatttttaattaatttttgtaaaattttatatagattataatattttttaaaaattattctacaaaaattatttataaaataactaatacaaattataaaatataaaaatatataattaaattattaccggttaaGCCGTTAGAAAAATAGGGAAATCAAAATCCGAatcgtttaaccggtaaaaaaccgATTAACCGGAACCGCTAGAACCGATTAACTAATAAACTgttaaaatgaaaccggttaactatcggttcGATTGGATTACCGGTTTTTCGGTTTTTTTTTCAGCCCTATGCTTTATATCTATggtattcttttatttttaaaaatggttatATTTGCagttcaaaaatttaaaattttgtggtCATGAATTTCCACTctactatttaattaaacaagcaTTTGTGCATAAATGAGATTTAATTTATGTGATgtaataaaattcatatatagaTTTCTCTAGAGCAGTTCAGTTGACATCTTTGATCATGCTACCTAGGTTGGAAAAGTTTTGTCCTCAAATATGGATCTCTTCAGTTGTTAAATATTTGAGGATGATGAGACAAACTAAATGAAGATAACTTTGAACATTTCTTCAAAGTTGTTGTTCTTGTTGAAATACTTTTGTAAATATTGCTTTTCAAGTAGCTCTAGTATTAAGGAGAATATGACACAACCAGCAGCTACATAATTCACAACATATATATGTATCATTACAGGCCATTTTCATTCTTACATGGAGCAGTTTTAATTGCATTATTGACAatagagaaaattaatttacatttttatttaccCATCACATGATGATCATGATGAATTCACAAGGTATGTAACAAGCAACAACATCGGATTCTGCAAGTTGTGGGAAGAAGAACTATTTCAATATGATTTGTTGTTGATGATCATGATCGTGATCCAGCGTTCCCTTTCTCATCATTGCCACGAATTCCTCATAATTAATTCTTCCATCCTGCATCATTTTACATCAGTcacaaatatgattaaaaacaaTGAAAAATTTCTTAGCTTTGTGTGTTTGTTTGTACTTTATCAGTGTCAACATCCTCGATGACTTCATCTATGGTGGCTTCGTCTCCCATCCCATACTCAGTCATCGCGTTTCTCAGTTCATCCCTCGTAATGAACCTGAAAATCTCACCAcaattattatacatatatggtcaagaggatgatttctggtagtattgtaattattatatagTTTACTCACCCACTGTCATCTTTGTCAAAGTATTGAAACGCCTTATACAAGTGTTCTTCCTTATCTAGCCTATGCCGATGCATAGTAGCAGTTATGAACTCAATATAGTCTATAGATCCGTTCTTGTCAACATCAGCCTGAATTCAGTCgatttacttaattaattaaactactTGGTACTagaaattaagtttaaattattataaacttaCAGCATCCATGAGCTGTTTGATCTCGGATTCGCTTAGCCTTGATCCCAACTTAGTCAATCCCATCTTAAGCTCATCGTATGTGATTGTTCCACTTCGGTCTGTGTCCATATTGTTGAACATTTCTTTCAACCCTTTGATCTCTTCTTCTGTAAGGTTTTCTGCAATAACCTTCAacccaacaaaaataatataactgtAAGATGTTTCAGGGAAGCTCCCCTGTTGTAAGTTGTAAGTAATTAAGTACCTTGAGGGCTAGCTTCTTGAGCTTGTTCATAGCTCTGAACTGCTTCAATCTGATTAGAACCGCACTATCAAGAGGTTTATCCGATGCTTCGCCATAATTCTTCAGCCAGGGATGCTCTGATCCATCATTAAACTATATATGATGGAGAATCAAAcacaaaaaactaaaaaaaaatgtaaaaaaaaatgtttctaacCGAGAGCATCTGCTGCAGTGATTCGTTTTTTGGGATCCATGGTTAGCATTTTGGTAATGAGATCTTTTGCAGTAGCGGATATAGCAGGCCATGGTTCACTCTTGAAGTCTAGTTTGCCTTGTAAAACTGCTTCAAATATAGACTTTTCTGTCTCTGCAAATATGATGAATCATGTTGATTGTGATCATGATcgaggatgaagatgaagatgaagatgatgaagaacatACCACCCCAGAATGGAGGAAAGCCACTGAGAAGAATGTATAGAATGACTCCGGCACTCCACACGTCTATCTCCTTTCCATATCGTCTGCGTAATACTTCGGGAGCCACATAATAAGCACTTCCAACGATTTCCCTGTAAACTTTCTCTGTAGTAcaaaagttttaatatttttaaacttcaGGTGCTTATTTAGCCTCTCTTTACAAACTCAGGGAtctatactttatattttatattcttcctttttttaggaaataaaagaaaacgagTTGCACTCCTTTTTATATGTTGTACCTTGtttgatattgtgtttttttttttttttaattctaagaaaaatatcaaaatttaaaagatcAAACGGGTTTAAAGTACCCACCCAATTGACTTAGTTGACCTGTCACAATCCACGTTGACTAGGTCAATggataaacattattattagcACAAAGTGATATCCAGATGTCATTTAAATCAATACTCGCTTTCTTTAACGTTATTATAAGCATCTGTCATCATTGTCTTTgcaacataaataatttattttattttatgtttcagCCTAAAATTAATTCTCATCTTTGTACTAAGAATATATTTGACACAAAAGATATCTACAACCACCACACATTGATGTGTATTCATGATGAATATGCATATAATTAAGTGAttgttgtaaaataaaaataattatttagtccTTAATTAATCCTTCCTTATAAAGTTTAATATGGGTACATGAAACAACAACTGACCTTGTTCAATGAAGACGGAGAGGCCGAAATCGGTAGCCTTAAGCGGAGCATCATCGGTCCGACTAACCATCAAGAAATTTTCTGGTTTCAAATCCCTATGTATAACTCCCATGAAATGACAAACATGAACAACGTTAACAATCTGTCTCCCGATCTTGGCCGCCTCCCTCTCGGAATAGCTTCCCTTGGCCGTAATCCGATCAAAAAGCTCCCCGCCGGAACAGAGCTCCATGACCAGATGCACATTTCTCCTATCCTCATAGGCACCCTTAAACTCCACTATATTGGGCTGTCCTGTTAAATGCTGAAGCATCGCGATCTCCCTCCTCACATCTTCAGTATCCTTATAGGTCACCAGCTTCCGCCGCGATATCGATTTGCAGGCGTATTTCAATCCCGTGGTTTTCTCAGTGCAGAGATACGTAATCCCGAATTGTCCTCTCCCTAATTCCTTGTCGAGAATGTACAGGTCGGAAATCTCAACGTATGGCTTTTGTAGAATGGGTCCGAGTTCGGGTTTAGGGATCGGAATGGGAATGGGATCCTCGTCTTGTTTAATGGGTATAGGACGATATGGAGGTGGGAAAGAATCGGAAATTGGGATTTCATGATGACGATGATTATCATATTGATCATATTGATCAGGGGATCCTAGCCAGTTGGCGCGGCTGCAACAGAGTCCCATGGGATCGAAAAGGGAGTGAATCGAAACGTCAGAAACTAAAAGAGTAGATGAAATAGAGAGATAGATAGCTTAATTCGTGTAACTTTATGGGATACTTTACGTTGCTTTCGCCATGGACTCTTCCTGGAAATCGaatcttcttccttcttctttttctttaccTTTGCTTCGCCTGAGAGATAGTTTAAAtactgaaataaaataaaataaaataaaatgctttattctttatatttttaaattgctCCGTTACGGAACGCGTCACGCGTTTGCCGTGTAAAGtggaaattatattttcttatggCTTGTTTGTTTGagtaaaataacataatatatcaTCTAactataataacataatataaataaaccgTAAGTAATAAAGAATATCTTATGCTAAATGAGAATCATATTGAAATTGAGGttatagaggagtgatagagagaggaaatttggtgagggaatttggtgagggaatgacttatTATTAGGACTTCTTATTATGGGTTAATTGCAATTTGGGACtttctctttaaaattttactatttgaGACTTGCAATTTGGGACTTCTTCTTTTTGaaccttataatttaacttacaATTTAGGACTCCTTATTGGGGCCAATTTTAATTTGGGATCTCTTATTTTGAGCCTCATAATTTGATGTTCCGTATTGTCAGGTTTATACAAAATGGGGTTTTTGTCCTAAAGGAAATAGACTTTTGTCAAAAAATGTATTACGTTGCCAGattagtattatttaaaattaaatgtccctgttaattttttaattctaaaagccacgtaatacattttttttaactaaattccATTTTGTACAAACCTTGCAATATGGAGCCTAAATTATGAGGTTCGAAAAAGAGATCTTAAATTGCAATTGGTCTCAATAAGGAGTCCCAAATTGTAAGATTCAAAATAAGAGGTCTCAAATTACAATTGACTTCAATAATGAGccataaattataaagtttaagAGGTCCCAAATTGCAATTTGCCCCCAATAAGTAAccctaatttgttattttgacttttaataaaatatgtttaaacatgaaagaattacattaaaaaaattatatacaaatttaatacaataaattaattaaatgactcaaaaattctcaaataataaGATCtctaccaaaataaaaaaataagaatcatAACTATAGTTATATAAGATTgggttaaattttttaattttaaaataataagataaatgatagaaaataaacttaaaaaaaaacacttccTCTCCATGAATATGTCAAGAAGAAGGGTAAAAACTAAGAATGCAatgtattattgaaaataaaaacttataaattgtaaattattttatataataaatcaaatttaatattttattataaaatattatttaattttataatatatattttcatatttactctcaattaccttttattttatttgtaatataattttagtgagattaatattttttcaaagaaATGATTGGAATTCGGGATGAGAGAAGGGAATGACTACACTTGACTGAAaagatgataattttaattttttttttttctcaaattttatttaaagatgacaattttaactttctttttttttctcaaatattattttttttccaatgacAATGTGACATGTCATTCTCTCCCTTATTCTCTCTTTCTATCTcatctctattttttattttttattttatacatttttttcttgattttcatgttttatttagtgttttttttacTTAGTTTAAGCATTATTTTTTTCACTGTATTTTCAGCTCTTTTAGTTTTGATTAGCATTTTAACTTCCAGTAATACTTCCTCTTAATTCAACTATTTGCTTTGTCTCAATTATTTGTTTTCGATCtaattaaatttgtacaagAGCATACCCAACTTATGTTTAccaagataaaatataaattatacctagacaaaatgaataaaactaagtggTTATAATGGTCACAAAGAGTGTGTATTCTAAAACCCTAGAGACTTATAATGAActgaaaagaatattattattagataagtaattaatatgattttttttttataaaaattatgagatatattgaataaaattgaaataatatatcaaaatttaatttcttaatcatatatattaaaaatttattattttaattttataatatatcttaaaagtttgattatatttgttttttactaaaaaaaaataaaataaattaatatactaagatatatttatataaaaggagattttttttttcaaaataaagttataCTAAACTTTTGAATATCATTTgaatctctctctatatattgaactacttttagtttttttatttggcATTCCCTCTCTTGGACTGGTTAAGAACATCTCCAATTAAATGAATAATGTCATAtcttaccgtaatattttttaaaaattcattctcaaattaaaaaaaattagtctttatattaatttttataattttttaatatcaccccatatattttatgatgttataaattacactacaatattttaatattatttgataaaacaaatattattaaaaaaaactaaacatcattaaatataattattattataattttttaacattattataaattttaaatattattataattttttttaacattattataatttttgttttttaacattattataaattttttttgaacgttattataaatttatgttatataaaaaatattatataaaaaaattaaattatataaataaattaaaataataaattatataaatatgtttaatgtataaaatatacttaaacTAAGTTTAGgggttaaattttaattttttttataagattcatgAACATGCATGAGAGAAAAATGGGGAAAACACATTTTAAGTTTGGATATTGGTATTGATaggagaaaaaatgaattttcagTTTGGGTATTAGTGGGAGATactctaataaaattataaaattatgttagttAATATTAGATTTAGACATTATGTTTGAATGAGtttgaaaagaaatttaaaatagatatttaaaaataagagaaatttataaataaaattagtggaTAATGTAAattttgtcattaaaaaaaacagaaataaattaaaagaaattaaaaaaataaattaataggtTATATCCCCATTTCTTTTTTTGATATACTAAAACAATGACTAAAGATAGATCTGATCTGGTTAACTTggtttatttgttgaaaatgatgaaaatataattaacattgaTTAACATCTAACATTTTCAAGCTTAAAAGTTATGTTtagaaaaatatgtatattaaaattacataaattaagTCTATATAAGTcttttatatatactttatattgagtttataaagaaactaatataataatataaaataataatgataatatcacaatttatgatattaaaataatatcttacatatataatataatattaatattatcacaatttatcgtattgtaataatatcttacaaatatcttattttatattctaacatcaCTCCTCAAATTTAAGAACTTGAGATTTAAGATGATCGAGACGTTGAAATGTTGATagtgtatttttaaattttctattaaCACTCCTGTTACCTATATGATAAACCGTCTTTTTAACTGGGTGGGGATAATTAAGggcttgttcggattggggttttttaaaaaacctagagggagaaaataataataattggtgataattttgagaaaatgatgattatttttagtaaaatgacttaaaaggtattgatatatataaataaaataaaaaataataatttaaaataaaaggtattttaatattttagttaatgaaatgagtgatttgattgttgagaagtgattgatttaaaaattgattttgtttgagtttttcaaataactcaaagaGAACAAGGTCTAagcttttatttttatcataatatttttaagtttttatttttgttatttcttATGTCATAAGAGTTTACATAACAATCCAACCAACgccaaaattaataaaactcaaaaaatagttataaatcaaaattcataaatttgaatttgactTTTCTGAAATGGGGTTATCAATTTGATGTCACTCTCATGGATCTTCGTCATCTTTGCACCATTGTCAAGATAACCTTCTTCAAATCAGtaataattctagagagagaacttAAGCACAACCACTGATCATACTTATTCCATGTCAATTTCTATCTTAATAATTTTGGCCTATTTCAGCTGGGTCGTCGCCGGCCAAGCCCCAATTCCGGCTAAGTATGACGGTTTCCTATACAAGAATCAGGCAGCCACCACCGATTCGATCATAATCGAGGCATTCTTCGACCCGGTTTGCCCTGATAGCAGAGACGCTTGGCCTCCTCTCAAACAAGCAATTGAATATTATGGTTCTCATGTCTCACTAATCGTTCATCCCTTCCCTTTGCCGTAAGcattcctatattatatatatcctGAAAGAGTATTTTGAATTGTAATTGATCtgcttttttcttttcttatgaTTAGGCTACTAAATCAAAATAAggatcaaaattcaaaatctgAAATCATCAGAGTGCTAAGAtctatgtatgtatgtatgtaattgACTTAGTCTTTTTGGAGTCTTGCAGTTACCATGACAATGCTTTCGTGACTTCTCGTGCTTTGCATATCGTGAACAAATTGAAGCCCATTTCCACTTACGACCTAATGGAATTGTTCTTTAAGA is drawn from Impatiens glandulifera chromosome 3, dImpGla2.1, whole genome shotgun sequence and contains these coding sequences:
- the LOC124929504 gene encoding calcium-dependent protein kinase 29, with protein sequence MGLCCSRANWLGSPDQYDQYDNHRHHEIPISDSFPPPYRPIPIKQDEDPIPIPIPKPELGPILQKPYVEISDLYILDKELGRGQFGITYLCTEKTTGLKYACKSISRRKLVTYKDTEDVRREIAMLQHLTGQPNIVEFKGAYEDRRNVHLVMELCSGGELFDRITAKGSYSEREAAKIGRQIVNVVHVCHFMGVIHRDLKPENFLMVSRTDDAPLKATDFGLSVFIEQEKVYREIVGSAYYVAPEVLRRRYGKEIDVWSAGVILYILLSGFPPFWGETEKSIFEAVLQGKLDFKSEPWPAISATAKDLITKMLTMDPKKRITAADALEHPWLKNYGEASDKPLDSAVLIRLKQFRAMNKLKKLALKVIAENLTEEEIKGLKEMFNNMDTDRSGTITYDELKMGLTKLGSRLSESEIKQLMDAADVDKNGSIDYIEFITATMHRHRLDKEEHLYKAFQYFDKDDSGFITRDELRNAMTEYGMGDEATIDEVIEDVDTDKDGRINYEEFVAMMRKGTLDHDHDHQQQIILK
- the LOC124929507 gene encoding uncharacterized protein LOC124929507, whose translation is MSISILIILAYFSWVVAGQAPIPAKYDGFLYKNQAATTDSIIIEAFFDPVCPDSRDAWPPLKQAIEYYGSHVSLIVHPFPLPYHDNAFVTSRALHIVNKLKPISTYDLMELFFKNQEELYNKPTFNKSRSSVVKHVAKFAVKATGSSYSSDIESGFTDRKTDLLTRVSFKYGCSRGVYGTPFFFVNGFALADGGSSIDYKKWRNILDPIIKESSFR